The sequence ATACAATTTGCCGATCGCGAGATAAGGATTCGACATCGTTAAGATGGCCGTAAATAGTTGTGTAAAACGAAACATCATCCTTGTCTTCCACAAGAACGTATTTGGTGTGCTCACCGACAAAGAGATAGCCTGATGTTAATAAAGAAATAGTACTACTTTTTGATTTAGAGGGAAGGATTGCGGTTTTATATTTTGTCATTTCATAAATTGAACTTTCAGGGGCGAATGCAATCGTTGATGGTGAATGTGTAGTCATGATCACCTTAGCGCCGTACTTTTTTACAATTGTATTAACGATATTTTCTATGAAATTTTTCGCCAATTGAGGGTGTAAGTGAGCATCTGGTTCATCTAATAAAAACAATGAAGGTACTTCTCCATTGACTTGCCCAACAAAAACGTGGAGCAAAAGCGTGATAATCACTTTTTCACCAGAAGATAAATAGGAGGGTTCAATACGATTATCGTGTCCAGTAGGACCATCTATATCAATAAAAGTCAAATGAAAGGTGGAAGAGTAATCCTTTTCCGTAGGTACCGTAATCCTATATGGAAGGTTAGCGTTAGCCAATAAGCTGTTTAGAATGTCCCATGGCTCATCTCCATATAATTCAACAAATTTTTCATGAGGCCAGCCTCTAAGGTTTATTTTGCTCAGGTAATTCGCCTTATATGTAAGGAAATACTGGTTAATTGAGGCTAAACTGACATTCTGTATACTAGTTTGTGGTCGATAATTTTCGTCAAATTCTTTAAATGTAATGTTGTTGATATCTAATCCTTTAGCCTTGAGATGATCGCTGATGGGCTTTGGACCTTGATGGCCTTCGAGCTCTCTTTTAAAGAATCCTTCATATAGGGCTTTCATATCAGTTAAATAAGTCATCATATTGCCAGTAGCACTTTTAAGCTCTGGCCAATCGGCACCTAATGAAACCCAGTTGTTTGTAAGAGTAGTATCTATAATATCTACGGCTGGAGAAGTTACATTTTTCCCCATTGTATTTCTAGCTTGCAGTGTTCTGGTTAACTGTTTTAGCAAAGCTGTTTTTCCAACCCCATTGATGCCGGTAATGACGACAAAATCAGGCAAATCGTCAGTTTCGAATTTGGTAAGTGGAGGCTGATCAGTATATATTTTGATCCTCATCTGATATGTCTTATGGTTTAAGTGTTAATTGGTTTGCATTAGACCACGATGTCGCAGATAACTGTACAGCGTAGACTTTGATATGCCCAGCTGCCTGGCTATCTCTTTCACAGGTAACTTCCCTTCTTTATAGAGGCTTTCAGCAATTCGTGATTTATTCTCCGCTTCTTTTGATAATCCGGTCGGCCGACCGAGCAGTTGGCCACGCCGTCGAGCGGATTGCAAACCTGCCTGGGTACGCTCTTTAATCAACTCCCGCTCAAACTCCGCCAGACTGGCAAAGATTCGGAACACGAGTCGACCCTGTGCTGTCGTGGTATCGACGGGATCGTTTAGACTAATGAGTCCAATACTGTTTCTCTCCAGTACGTTAACCATCTCTACCAGGTGAGCTAGGGATCGGCCGAGCCGATCGAGTTTCCAGATTACTACCGTATCGCCTTCGCGCACGTGCTCGAGTAGTTTCGTCAGTTCAGGCCGGTCGCCTTTGGCTCCCGAGGCTTTTTCCTGAAAAATCTTTTCACAGCCCTGTGCTTTGAGAGCATCGAGCTGCATGGATAAATTCTGGTCCTGGGTGGACACGCGGGCGTAGCCGATTTTCATTAGACAGGATTTTCGTTAATGAATGATTGTGCCGCTTCAGCAATAGATAGATCATAGTTCTCCCAGACATTATAGAGCCAGTCACACTCTTGCTGGCTGAGGGGATCTGTATGATGTAGCTCGCGCAGTTCATCGACTACTTCGACAAGCCAGGAATCGAAGGATTGAGGTAGGCTGGGTTTATGGTACTCAGACATAAAAATGGTTCAAATAAGCCTTAACAAGATACGAATAATTAGCCTATTTAATCGAACCGTTTTTTTGTACAAATTTTGGGCGAAAAATGACTGTTTGTAGAATCAAGAGGTAGGTTTAGATAAACGGTCGTTTTTCTGTACCAGCGAATTTTGAAAAGGGTAATAAAAAGACTTAACTTACCTCGAATCATATTTTGTATGGTGTGGATAGAAGCGGAAAGCCCGGACCACTAGATCCGGGCTTTTTTTGATGAGTTAACTTATCAATCGTCGATGGTACTCGAACTAATAAAATTGGTAATGACATAGCAATTTACACTTGGTAAATACGGCTTGTTCCAAGATTTTACAACGGATGAATAACGACTTACTTTATTGGCATTTTTCAAATATTGCCTCTTCCTTAAAATAAGTCCTGTATAATACCATACGCGTTGGCGTTAAAGATTTTATAAGATAGAAGTTGTCTTGTAATTGCTTAGGAACACCCCAGTTAATAGCAAGCGTATCCTTCACCACGGCGTATGGGTAAGCTACAAATGAAAGTACTCGCTCACAACTGGTTGATTTAACCGGCGTTTCAGCCAACGTTTCCTTGTCTAAAGTCCAGCGTAAATACGGTTGACCGTTCGGAATGGTAGTCCAATTGCCAATCAAATAGGCTGGCTGAATCCCTTTCTCTTTGTTGCAACTAAGTAACATGACAAGTAAAGCCGTTATTAACGCCCTTATAGAATATACAGGGTAGTGCATATAACATCGTGACTTTCCAGCCATTCAACTAATACCAGTTTCATAGGTGGAAGTTAGCAATTTTGGCGAAGTTACCAAATCGGTGTAAATTGGTTGGTTTATCATTACCATAAAATCTGTGTACATTCTCGTCGTCATGCTTAGCTTCGCATTGCTATCACGTTAAGACATGAATAAAAGAGAGGTGATTCAAAACATAATTAATAAAGAGGTTATTCTGGCAGCTTTACAGCGGCATTTACTGGGTATAGCCGATGAAAATGTTCATCACTTTGCTCATCGGTTGTTCAGATTTCCCATTTATAGAGAGGACGTACTCCAGTATGAGCAATTGATTCTCGACTATGGAGAGCCATGCGAAACGCTATTGATGGATATTTATCCGATGCATACTGACGTTTGAGCGGACACAGTTCAGATGTCATTGCCTTACCAAATCCATTGATGTATATGCCTGATCAACAATCACCCACTCCCAGCGAGCTCGAACGTCAAATCCGGGAATTTGATCGGGCTCTATTCCTCTTTGTGGGTAGAAACTTTCATAAACCAGCCATCCAACAGCAGAAACATCAGGAGCGCGACCTGTTCTAACAAACTTACGATGTGGCTAGAAGGGGAAATCCCGGATCGGGTGATCCGGAGTTTGTTAGCCTTTTGACAGGGTTAATTTATCTACTGCTCATAGTCGATCAAGTTAAGCAGAAACCGCATGTCATGCTCGAAGGCGACACCGAACCGAAAGCCATCGAAGAAAAATACCCCGGCTTGCTCATCATGTGTGCCCGCAAATGCCTTATAGTGATAGCGAGTGGAGGAATCCTTCACAAAGCCTAGACTCATAAGCAGATTCTGCGTTATTTCCATAAAGCAAAGTTACTATTTCACTTGTAAGATTTCTTTCCAGTTGGTCGTGTAGCGTTTCGACAGGTAGGACTGTTTCATAGGCCATTCCGGATTGTAAAGCTGACTGGCCAGCCTCAATTTGTCCTGGCCGTGCCGGTGATTAATCCGGTCAATCACTTTAGCCAGCTTGATCAACCGCTCGTCCGGCCCTTCCGAGAATACCCCTTTCTGCCGATAATCGCCATGCACAAGATCAGATAAAATCAAGCCTACTTTCTGATACTGGTAGCCCGGTGCATAAATGGATTTGAGCACCTCCATGGCGTACCGGAGTAGTTCGGGTGTGCTACTGGTCGGATGGGGCAAATCAACCGATCGGGAATTGGAATACTGCTTACTGGGCAGATCCGGGCGGCCTGGTGTTTTGCGAAAGCGGTTCGTGTGAATAAAGACCGTAATGGAACCACACAGCGAGTCCTGTCGTCGAAGCTTCTCGCCCGCTCTACAGAGATGATTGGTTAACGCGTCTTGAATTTGGCGAAAATCAGGAATCATCTTGCCGAACGAAGGAGCGGCACAAATGGTCTTTTTTGGCGGTGCATTGACCTCCAACATTCGACAGGGCATACCCCTGAGCTCATGCACAAGTCGTAAGCCGTTAATAGTCATCACCTGCTGCACCCAATCATCGTTCGCGTTTCGTAGCTGGGCAGCTGTTTCAATGCCGTGTTTCTTAAGCATTCGGGCATACCGGTACCCAATGCCCCACAAATCCTCAACCTTGAAGCTGGAGAGGATTTCATTAGCCGTTTCTACGCTATCAATTACGCAGATACCACCGAGTTCGGGGCGTTTCTTCGCGATCCTGTTAGCCAGTTTAGCCAGCGTTTTCGTAGCACCGAAGCCCACGCACACTGGAATCCGAAGCCATTGACTGACTGTCTTTCGAATCGATTCCCCCAGGCCCTGAAATGTCGGGTATAACCCCTGGTAGCCATCCACCTGCAGAAAGGCCTCGTCAATCGAATATACTTCCACGTCCTCCACGAACTGATTCAAAAGACTCATCAGTCGGGAACTCATGTCCCCATACAGCGTATAGTTCGAGCTAAACACGGCGATGTCGTGCTGCTCCCGCAGCTCCTGGGTTTCAAAGAAAGGTTGGCCCATTTTTATCCCTAATATTTTGGCCTCATCCGAACGGGCGACAACGCAACCATCACGGTTCGAGAGTACAATAACAGGCTTACCAATGAGCGCCGGGTTAAAACTTCGCTCACAGGAGACGTACATGGCGTTGGCGTCGACGAGTGCAAACATATTACCGAAGGGCCTGGATGTTATGAGTGACGACGCCCATGACCGAGAAGGCTTCACCAGCATGGATATAGATAGGGGTGTAGTTGGGGTTGGAGGATTCGAGCATGACCATATTACCCACGTAACGGATGCGCTTGACGCTGTGGCCTCCGTCATAGAAAACGACAACAATCTTGCCCTCTGATGGGCTTCGGGAGCTATCGACGACAAGTACATCACCGGGTTCAATGCGATCTCCGCTCATGCTGTCGCCCGTGACGCGCACAAAATACGTGGCCTCAGGGTGTGAAATACAGAGGTCATTGAGGTCCAGTCGGCGCTCAATATAGTTCTCAGCCGGCGAGGCAAAGCCGCCCTGCACCATTGAAGAAAAGAAAGGAATCAGGTATCTGGTTGATACCCCTGCCTTGACAATACTGCCAGGTTTAAGGTGGTCAATCTGGTCTCTCATAACGGTTTGCAAAAGAATTACCGCTATGATAAAACTAAAATATATTTATAGCAAACAAAGCGCATAAATTCGTATCTTTGGGCATCGCCTTTAGTGGTTCATTGGCGGCTTTGCAAACGAATTAGAAAGGGCCTGATCGCGATGAACAGGCCCTTTTTTAAAATATATTTTTTGACTAAATTATGGGAGCTGGTCGAACAGCCTTTTCAAATATGTTCCTTTCCACAACGCTCC comes from Spirosoma aureum and encodes:
- a CDS encoding Y-family DNA polymerase; the encoded protein is MFALVDANAMYVSCERSFNPALIGKPVIVLSNRDGCVVARSDEAKILGIKMGQPFFETQELREQHDIAVFSSNYTLYGDMSSRLMSLLNQFVEDVEVYSIDEAFLQVDGYQGLYPTFQGLGESIRKTVSQWLRIPVCVGFGATKTLAKLANRIAKKRPELGGICVIDSVETANEILSSFKVEDLWGIGYRYARMLKKHGIETAAQLRNANDDWVQQVMTINGLRLVHELRGMPCRMLEVNAPPKKTICAAPSFGKMIPDFRQIQDALTNHLCRAGEKLRRQDSLCGSITVFIHTNRFRKTPGRPDLPSKQYSNSRSVDLPHPTSSTPELLRYAMEVLKSIYAPGYQYQKVGLILSDLVHGDYRQKGVFSEGPDERLIKLAKVIDRINHRHGQDKLRLASQLYNPEWPMKQSYLSKRYTTNWKEILQVK
- a CDS encoding recombinase family protein, with the protein product MKIGYARVSTQDQNLSMQLDALKAQGCEKIFQEKASGAKGDRPELTKLLEHVREGDTVVIWKLDRLGRSLAHLVEMVNVLERNSIGLISLNDPVDTTTAQGRLVFRIFASLAEFERELIKERTQAGLQSARRRGQLLGRPTGLSKEAENKSRIAESLYKEGKLPVKEIARQLGISKSTLYSYLRHRGLMQTN
- the umuD gene encoding translesion error-prone DNA polymerase V autoproteolytic subunit, which codes for MRDQIDHLKPGSIVKAGVSTRYLIPFFSSMVQGGFASPAENYIERRLDLNDLCISHPEATYFVRVTGDSMSGDRIEPGDVLVVDSSRSPSEGKIVVVFYDGGHSVKRIRYVGNMVMLESSNPNYTPIYIHAGEAFSVMGVVTHNIQALR
- a CDS encoding ATP-binding protein, coding for MRIKIYTDQPPLTKFETDDLPDFVVITGINGVGKTALLKQLTRTLQARNTMGKNVTSPAVDIIDTTLTNNWVSLGADWPELKSATGNMMTYLTDMKALYEGFFKRELEGHQGPKPISDHLKAKGLDINNITFKEFDENYRPQTSIQNVSLASINQYFLTYKANYLSKINLRGWPHEKFVELYGDEPWDILNSLLANANLPYRITVPTEKDYSSTFHLTFIDIDGPTGHDNRIEPSYLSSGEKVIITLLLHVFVGQVNGEVPSLFLLDEPDAHLHPQLAKNFIENIVNTIVKKYGAKVIMTTHSPSTIAFAPESSIYEMTKYKTAILPSKSKSSTISLLTSGYLFVGEHTKYVLVEDKDDVSFYTTIYGHLNDVESLSRDRQIVFIPASTNEKSGGKTVVDNWVKKLVNSGLNTFIYGLIDEDAGNESSPNLFVLNRYSIENYLIDPILVYAVMLHFDKAPKIAGVNIAFGQEAKFTEMSSVELQLIADYIFNQVEPYLKAATLTNSPTIDYTPVEVEFIGGQKLNYPAWLLNCRGKDLISEVFLKAFTKNLYHFRNALLVLKKMHSVIPKEMITLFQSIQFSN